The following are encoded in a window of Centroberyx gerrardi isolate f3 chromosome 1, fCenGer3.hap1.cur.20231027, whole genome shotgun sequence genomic DNA:
- the rab27a gene encoding ras-related protein Rab-27A, with translation MSDGDYDYLIKFLALGDSGVGKTSFLYQYTDGKFNSKFITTVGIDFREKRVVYRSNGPDGTTGRGQKIHIQLWDTAGQERFRSLTTAFFRDAMGFLLLFDLTNEQSFLNVRNWMSQLQIHAYCENPDIVLCGNKCDLGEQRAVREEEARELAEKYGIPYFETSAANAQNVSHAVDVLLDLVMKRMERCVDKSWIPDGTVRANGPTNPDISEGSDRSKCSC, from the exons ATGTCTGATGGGGACTACGATTACCTCATCAAATTCCTAGCCCTCGGGGATTCGGGAGTGGGAAAAACGAGCTTCCTCTACCAGTACACAGATGGCAAGTTTAACTCCAAGTTCATCACTACAGTGGGAATAGACTTTAGAGAAAAGAGAGTG GTATACAGGTCAAACGGTCCAGATGGAACTACGGGCCGAGGGCAGAAGATCCACATTCAGCTGTGGGACACCGCAGGACAGGAGAG GTTTCGGAGTTTGACAACTGCTTTCTTCAGGGATGCAATGggcttcctcctgctgttcgACCTCACGAATGAACAAAGTTTCCTTAACGTCAGAAACTGGATGA GCCAGTTACAGATTCACGCGTACTGCGAAAATCCAGACATTGTTCTTTGTGGCAACAAATGTGACCTGGGGGAGCAGAGGGCAGTCAGAGAAGAAGAGGCCCGTGAGCTGGCAGAGAAGTACGG AATCCCTTACTTTGAGACAAGTGCAGCGAACGCACAGAACGTCAGCCATGCTGTGGATGTGTTGCTGGACCTCGTCATGAAGAGGATGGAGCGGTGTGTCGACAAATCCTGGATCCCTGACGGGACCGTCCGAGCTAACGGACCCACCAACCCAGACATCTCAGAAGGCTCGGACAGGAGCAAATGCTCATGTTAG
- the vrk3 gene encoding serine/threonine-protein kinase VRK3 isoform X1, protein MPFHFCPQCGTKLQPDFRFCPSCGEKLPSPVDSLAPLGATTSSGVSPLRSVETASSVNKTSLPASNTTYEAAESLACISSIPICTRPPLRKTRNSLRVDKGDKSPFKGATQPVAPSSTPVAGKRAKDNGVGSQVSPHKLHTVTFKLNEEVEPALESSSPVSKSPGRVKGKGKISRSVNDKTSRKGEETTVDCHSLPVSSPVSSPIYRSPSTVKGKAKKAKRVPAVEPLEEGEEVTDTTGRKWKLVKLLSQSSTELIYDVSPSNSKDSNHILKLGAKDGRIFNEQNFLQRAAKPSSVDKWMKHNKMNFLGIPSCVGFGLHADSYRFLIFPSMGRSLQSVMEEEEELLSEKAILQLACRILDVLEYIHSNEYVHADIHAENIYIKPGEQSQVYLVGYCHAFRYCPGGQHVEYREASRTQHEGAIEFISLDAHKGAAPSRRSDLQSLGFCMLRWHTGTLPWAELTNPDQVAATKRRYMEDVPALLSHCFGKKRVFSALQVYLTEVTALQYSDQPDYSALKAGLSAALLRLGGSLEQPLGL, encoded by the exons ATGCCTTTCCATTTCTGTCCCCAGTGTGGGACGAAGCTGCAGCCTGACTTCCGATTTTGTCCATCATGTGGGGAGAAGCTTCCTTCTCCTGTTGATAGTTTGGCACCTTTGGGTGCTACCACTTCTTCAGGTGTCTCTCCACTCAGAAGTGTTGAAACGGCATCatcagtaaacaaaacaagcctGCCTGCTTCAAACACAACTTATGAAGCCGCAGAAA GCCTTGCGTGTATCTCGTCCATTCCAATATGTACTCGTCCTCCACTGCGAAAGACCCGTAACTCCCTTCGTGTGGACAAGGGAGATAAATCCCCCTTCAAAGGTGCCACCCAACCTGTGGCTCCCTCCTCTACTCCTGTCGCAGGTAAAAGGGCTAAAG ATAATGGTGTTGGATCCCAGGTATCGCCACATAAACTACACACAGTTACTTTCAAACTGAACGAGGAGGTTGAGCCGGCGCTAGAGTCGTCTTCACCTGTCTCAAAGTCTCCTGGACGAG tgaagggaaagggaaagatcTCCAGGTCTGTGAATGACAAAACAAGCAGGAAAGGGGAGGAAACAACGGTAGATTGCCATTCCTTGCCGGTCTCTTCACCTGTTTCCTCACCGATCTACAGGTCCCCATCAACAG TCAAAGGAAAGGCAAAGAAGGCAAAGCGTGTTCCTGCTGTGGAGCCActagaggaaggggaggaggtgaCAGACACAACGGGCAGGAAGTGGAAGTTGGTGAAACTGCTTAGTCAGAGCTCAACAGAACTGATCTATGATG TGTCACCGTCCAATTCCAAGGACTCTAATCACATCCTCAAACTG GGAGCTAAAGATGGGAGGATCTTCAACGAACAGAACTTCTTGCAGAGAGCCGCTAAGCCTTCATCTG TGGACAAATGGATGAAGCACAACAAGATGAATTTTCTCGGGATTCCTTCCTGTGTGGGCTTTGGTCTACATGCCGATTCCTACAG GTTTCTGATTTTCCCCAGCATGGGCCGATCTCTGCAGTCTgtcatggaggaggaagaggagctgctGTCTGAGAAAGCCATTCTTCAGCTTGCCTGTAGAATA TTAGATGTGCTGGAATACATCCATTCAAATGAGTACGTTCATGCCGATATTCACGCAGAAAACATCTACATCAAGCCAGGAGAGCAATCACAG gtataCCTTGTAGGGTACTGCCATGCTTTCCGGTACTGTCCAGGTGGGCAGCATGTAGAGTACCGCGAAGCTAGCAGAACGCAACATGAGGGCGCCATAGAGTTCATCAGTCTGGACGCCCATAAGGGAGCAG CCCCATCTCGACGCAGCGACCTGCAGTCTCTGGGCTTCTGCATGCTGCGCTGGCACACAGGAACGCTGCCATGGGCTGAGCTCACCAACCCCGACCAGGTGGCCGCCACGAAACGGAG GTACATGGAGGATGTGCCTGCACTGTTGAGTCACTGCTTTGGGAAGAAGCGAGTTTTCA GTGCGCTGCAGGTCTACCTGACTGAAGTGACGGCTCTGCAGTACTCCGACCAGCCGGACTACTCGGCGCTGAAGGCCGGGCTAAGTGCCGCCTTACTGCGGCTGGGCGGCTCGCTGGAGCAGCCGCTCGGCTTATAG
- the vrk3 gene encoding serine/threonine-protein kinase VRK3 isoform X2, whose product MPFHFCPQCGTKLQPDFRFCPSCGEKLPSPVDSLAPLGATTSSGVSPLRSVETASSVNKTSLPASNTTYEAAESLACISSIPICTRPPLRKTRNSLRVDKGDKSPFKGATQPVAPSSTPVADNGVGSQVSPHKLHTVTFKLNEEVEPALESSSPVSKSPGRVKGKGKISRSVNDKTSRKGEETTVDCHSLPVSSPVSSPIYRSPSTVKGKAKKAKRVPAVEPLEEGEEVTDTTGRKWKLVKLLSQSSTELIYDVSPSNSKDSNHILKLGAKDGRIFNEQNFLQRAAKPSSVDKWMKHNKMNFLGIPSCVGFGLHADSYRFLIFPSMGRSLQSVMEEEEELLSEKAILQLACRILDVLEYIHSNEYVHADIHAENIYIKPGEQSQVYLVGYCHAFRYCPGGQHVEYREASRTQHEGAIEFISLDAHKGAAPSRRSDLQSLGFCMLRWHTGTLPWAELTNPDQVAATKRRYMEDVPALLSHCFGKKRVFSALQVYLTEVTALQYSDQPDYSALKAGLSAALLRLGGSLEQPLGL is encoded by the exons ATGCCTTTCCATTTCTGTCCCCAGTGTGGGACGAAGCTGCAGCCTGACTTCCGATTTTGTCCATCATGTGGGGAGAAGCTTCCTTCTCCTGTTGATAGTTTGGCACCTTTGGGTGCTACCACTTCTTCAGGTGTCTCTCCACTCAGAAGTGTTGAAACGGCATCatcagtaaacaaaacaagcctGCCTGCTTCAAACACAACTTATGAAGCCGCAGAAA GCCTTGCGTGTATCTCGTCCATTCCAATATGTACTCGTCCTCCACTGCGAAAGACCCGTAACTCCCTTCGTGTGGACAAGGGAGATAAATCCCCCTTCAAAGGTGCCACCCAACCTGTGGCTCCCTCCTCTACTCCTGTCGCAG ATAATGGTGTTGGATCCCAGGTATCGCCACATAAACTACACACAGTTACTTTCAAACTGAACGAGGAGGTTGAGCCGGCGCTAGAGTCGTCTTCACCTGTCTCAAAGTCTCCTGGACGAG tgaagggaaagggaaagatcTCCAGGTCTGTGAATGACAAAACAAGCAGGAAAGGGGAGGAAACAACGGTAGATTGCCATTCCTTGCCGGTCTCTTCACCTGTTTCCTCACCGATCTACAGGTCCCCATCAACAG TCAAAGGAAAGGCAAAGAAGGCAAAGCGTGTTCCTGCTGTGGAGCCActagaggaaggggaggaggtgaCAGACACAACGGGCAGGAAGTGGAAGTTGGTGAAACTGCTTAGTCAGAGCTCAACAGAACTGATCTATGATG TGTCACCGTCCAATTCCAAGGACTCTAATCACATCCTCAAACTG GGAGCTAAAGATGGGAGGATCTTCAACGAACAGAACTTCTTGCAGAGAGCCGCTAAGCCTTCATCTG TGGACAAATGGATGAAGCACAACAAGATGAATTTTCTCGGGATTCCTTCCTGTGTGGGCTTTGGTCTACATGCCGATTCCTACAG GTTTCTGATTTTCCCCAGCATGGGCCGATCTCTGCAGTCTgtcatggaggaggaagaggagctgctGTCTGAGAAAGCCATTCTTCAGCTTGCCTGTAGAATA TTAGATGTGCTGGAATACATCCATTCAAATGAGTACGTTCATGCCGATATTCACGCAGAAAACATCTACATCAAGCCAGGAGAGCAATCACAG gtataCCTTGTAGGGTACTGCCATGCTTTCCGGTACTGTCCAGGTGGGCAGCATGTAGAGTACCGCGAAGCTAGCAGAACGCAACATGAGGGCGCCATAGAGTTCATCAGTCTGGACGCCCATAAGGGAGCAG CCCCATCTCGACGCAGCGACCTGCAGTCTCTGGGCTTCTGCATGCTGCGCTGGCACACAGGAACGCTGCCATGGGCTGAGCTCACCAACCCCGACCAGGTGGCCGCCACGAAACGGAG GTACATGGAGGATGTGCCTGCACTGTTGAGTCACTGCTTTGGGAAGAAGCGAGTTTTCA GTGCGCTGCAGGTCTACCTGACTGAAGTGACGGCTCTGCAGTACTCCGACCAGCCGGACTACTCGGCGCTGAAGGCCGGGCTAAGTGCCGCCTTACTGCGGCTGGGCGGCTCGCTGGAGCAGCCGCTCGGCTTATAG
- the LOC139920295 gene encoding uncharacterized protein LOC139920295 isoform X2 produces the protein MFTGSTKLPPTKTPQPERLDEVYAALRRGLQSYLQVHQLELDSLGQQIRENKRNGRLGSLYEQDKQVKAIERFMRRLEFHLSKRRLRDGASKMVAAFNSATGSKEARESLSEANKGYRECTEHMCSLESELESQMGEFHIKMKGLAGFARLCAGDQYEVLMRYGRQRWRLRGRVEVSNKQIWDSEDYIFLPLVTELLSIKVTELKSLANHVVVGSVSCEMLDLFCPLPQTLAVDINDLGTVKLNLEVTWSPFDKDDQTSSTSTVSKRLLSNQSPPDTPSMREQVFYSLLKRQGELENGTVWSNSSESSDDSSSPAMAHHAQRLTASNTLQTTPTTQLSFTPHRSGTSTPSLSSNQEEDEPDGAEAFCQTDSSKCSVPNGHLQSTSSDGHIGDISRDCTVTDEASVQSVELSETSENLSCSDVSSNHPVLLEKPDGSDLPECGDPDVCVSAQEGNDDTPKDSAALQAEQSEVETEDSTTEMGANAEGLREEASEENAQPHQSIQESKQPEDPPAVCLPSSASFSQEVETALESFDFLNCSDLEEEEEEQEEEQKEEDQVEMEDKDGEHGEDQHKMEEENIAEEEKDEENIYTGGSDEEEEGEALEMLMEAPEGFRNSDEDCYSQSQGSSVENLQDLGQVEMPEEAEEHHSEEKGDEQPEETSRDQEDRPSTPSNLATTVL, from the exons ATGTTCACGGGCTCCACCAAACTCCCTCCCACTAAAACACCCCAGCCCGAGAGGCTGGATGAAGTGTACGCTGCCTTGCGTAGAGGCCTACA gtCGTACCTGCAGGTCCACCAGCTGGAGCTGGACAGTCTGGGTCAGCAGAtcagagaaaacaagaggaacGGTCGTCTG GGGTCTTTGTATGAGCAGGATAAG caAGTGAAAGCCATAGAGAGGTTCATGCGCCGCTTGGAGTTCCACCTCAGCAag CGGCGGCTGCGTGACGGAGCGAGTAAGATGGTGGCAGCCTTCAACTCCGCCACTGGCAGTAAGGAGGCGCGGGAGAGCCTGAGCGAGGCCAACAAGGGCTACAGGGAATGCACAGAG cACATGTGTTCACTTGAGAGTGAGCTGGAAAGCCAGATGGGAGAGTTTCACATTAAGATGAAGG GTCTCGCTGGCTTTGCGCGGCTGTGTGCTGGTGACCAGTATGAG GTCCTGATGCGCTACGGGCGGCAGCGCTGGAGGCTGCGGGGCCGAGTGGAAGTTAGCAACAAGCAGATATGGGACAGCGAGGATTACATCTTCCTGCCTCTCGTCACAGAACTGCTGTCAATCAAG GTGACGGAGCTGAAGAGCCTGGCCAATCACGTGGTGGTGGGCAGCGTCTCCTGCGAGATGCTCGACCTGTTCTGTCCGCTGCCCCAGACGCTCGCTGTGGATATCAACGACCTTGGAACAGTCAAACTCAACCTGGAGGTCACCTGGAG cccGTTTGATAAGGACGACCAGACATCATCCACCAGTACGGTCTCCAAGCGGCTGTTATCCAATCAGAGCCCGCCTGACACACCCTCCATGCGGGAGCAGGTGTTCTAT TCTCTGTTAAAGAGGCAGGGGGAACTGGAGAACGGGACCGTCTGGTCCAACTCCTCCGAATCCTCCGATGACTCCTCCAGTCCGGCCATGGCGCACCACGCCCAGCGGCTGACGGCCTCCAACACGCTGCAGACCACTCCCACCACTCAGCTGTCCTTCACCCCTCACCGCTCCGGCACCTCCACGCCGTCGCTCTCGTCCAACCAGGAGGAGGACGAGCCGGACGGCGCGGAGGCTTTCTGTCAGACGGACTCCTCGAAGTGTTCGGTGCCTAACGGCCACCTGCAGAGTACGAGCTCTGACGGCCACATCGGCGACATTAGCCGAGATTGTACTGTGACTGATGAGGCGTCTGTCCAATCAGTCGAGCTTTCTGAAACCTCAGAAAACCTGAGCTGTTCTGACGTCTCCTCAAACCATCCTGTGTTGCTGGAGAAGCCGGATGGCTCGGATTTACCCGAATGTGGAGACccagacgtgtgtgtgtcagcccaGGAGGGGAACGATGACACACCCAAGGACTCAGCAGCACTTCAGGCTGAACAGTCTGAAGTGGAGACGGAGGACAGCACCACTGAGATGGGAGCAAATGCAGAGGGACTTAGAGAAGAAGCCTCAGAGGAAAACGCTCAGCCACACCAGTCCATCCAGGAGTCAAAACAACCAGAAGATCCTCCGGCG GTTTGTTTGCCTAGTTCTGCTAGTTTCAGTCAGGAAGTCGAGACGGCCCTCGAAAGTTTCGACTTTCTCAATTGCTCTGACctcgaggaggaggaggaggagcaggaggaggaacaaaAGGAAGAAGACCAAGTAGAAATGGAAGACAAGGATGGAGAACATGGAGAGGACCAACACAAAATGGAGGAAGAGAATATAGCGGAGGAAGAAAAGGACGAGGAGAACATATACACTGGAGGAAG tgatgaagaggaggagggggaggctcTGGAGATGCTTATGGAGGCCCCAGAAGGATTTAGGAACTCAGATGAAGACTGTTACTCCCAGTCACAG GGGTCAAGCGTTGAGAACCTGCAGGACTTGGGTCAGGTGGAAATGCccgaggaggcggaggagcaCCACAGCGAAGAAAAGGGAGATGAACAACCTG AGGAGACGTCCCGTGATCAGGAGGACCGTCCCTCTACCCCCAGCAATTTGGCCACTACTGTCCTGTAA
- the LOC139920295 gene encoding uncharacterized protein LOC139920295 isoform X1, with protein sequence MFTGSTKLPPTKTPQPERLDEVYAALRRGLQSYLQVHQLELDSLGQQIRENKRNGRLGSLYEQDKQVKAIERFMRRLEFHLSKVEELYDAYCIQRRLRDGASKMVAAFNSATGSKEARESLSEANKGYRECTEHMCSLESELESQMGEFHIKMKGLAGFARLCAGDQYEVLMRYGRQRWRLRGRVEVSNKQIWDSEDYIFLPLVTELLSIKVTELKSLANHVVVGSVSCEMLDLFCPLPQTLAVDINDLGTVKLNLEVTWSPFDKDDQTSSTSTVSKRLLSNQSPPDTPSMREQVFYSLLKRQGELENGTVWSNSSESSDDSSSPAMAHHAQRLTASNTLQTTPTTQLSFTPHRSGTSTPSLSSNQEEDEPDGAEAFCQTDSSKCSVPNGHLQSTSSDGHIGDISRDCTVTDEASVQSVELSETSENLSCSDVSSNHPVLLEKPDGSDLPECGDPDVCVSAQEGNDDTPKDSAALQAEQSEVETEDSTTEMGANAEGLREEASEENAQPHQSIQESKQPEDPPAVCLPSSASFSQEVETALESFDFLNCSDLEEEEEEQEEEQKEEDQVEMEDKDGEHGEDQHKMEEENIAEEEKDEENIYTGGSDEEEEGEALEMLMEAPEGFRNSDEDCYSQSQGSSVENLQDLGQVEMPEEAEEHHSEEKGDEQPEETSRDQEDRPSTPSNLATTVL encoded by the exons ATGTTCACGGGCTCCACCAAACTCCCTCCCACTAAAACACCCCAGCCCGAGAGGCTGGATGAAGTGTACGCTGCCTTGCGTAGAGGCCTACA gtCGTACCTGCAGGTCCACCAGCTGGAGCTGGACAGTCTGGGTCAGCAGAtcagagaaaacaagaggaacGGTCGTCTG GGGTCTTTGTATGAGCAGGATAAG caAGTGAAAGCCATAGAGAGGTTCATGCGCCGCTTGGAGTTCCACCTCAGCAag GTGGAGGAGCTGTATGATGCGTACTGTATACAGCGGCGGCTGCGTGACGGAGCGAGTAAGATGGTGGCAGCCTTCAACTCCGCCACTGGCAGTAAGGAGGCGCGGGAGAGCCTGAGCGAGGCCAACAAGGGCTACAGGGAATGCACAGAG cACATGTGTTCACTTGAGAGTGAGCTGGAAAGCCAGATGGGAGAGTTTCACATTAAGATGAAGG GTCTCGCTGGCTTTGCGCGGCTGTGTGCTGGTGACCAGTATGAG GTCCTGATGCGCTACGGGCGGCAGCGCTGGAGGCTGCGGGGCCGAGTGGAAGTTAGCAACAAGCAGATATGGGACAGCGAGGATTACATCTTCCTGCCTCTCGTCACAGAACTGCTGTCAATCAAG GTGACGGAGCTGAAGAGCCTGGCCAATCACGTGGTGGTGGGCAGCGTCTCCTGCGAGATGCTCGACCTGTTCTGTCCGCTGCCCCAGACGCTCGCTGTGGATATCAACGACCTTGGAACAGTCAAACTCAACCTGGAGGTCACCTGGAG cccGTTTGATAAGGACGACCAGACATCATCCACCAGTACGGTCTCCAAGCGGCTGTTATCCAATCAGAGCCCGCCTGACACACCCTCCATGCGGGAGCAGGTGTTCTAT TCTCTGTTAAAGAGGCAGGGGGAACTGGAGAACGGGACCGTCTGGTCCAACTCCTCCGAATCCTCCGATGACTCCTCCAGTCCGGCCATGGCGCACCACGCCCAGCGGCTGACGGCCTCCAACACGCTGCAGACCACTCCCACCACTCAGCTGTCCTTCACCCCTCACCGCTCCGGCACCTCCACGCCGTCGCTCTCGTCCAACCAGGAGGAGGACGAGCCGGACGGCGCGGAGGCTTTCTGTCAGACGGACTCCTCGAAGTGTTCGGTGCCTAACGGCCACCTGCAGAGTACGAGCTCTGACGGCCACATCGGCGACATTAGCCGAGATTGTACTGTGACTGATGAGGCGTCTGTCCAATCAGTCGAGCTTTCTGAAACCTCAGAAAACCTGAGCTGTTCTGACGTCTCCTCAAACCATCCTGTGTTGCTGGAGAAGCCGGATGGCTCGGATTTACCCGAATGTGGAGACccagacgtgtgtgtgtcagcccaGGAGGGGAACGATGACACACCCAAGGACTCAGCAGCACTTCAGGCTGAACAGTCTGAAGTGGAGACGGAGGACAGCACCACTGAGATGGGAGCAAATGCAGAGGGACTTAGAGAAGAAGCCTCAGAGGAAAACGCTCAGCCACACCAGTCCATCCAGGAGTCAAAACAACCAGAAGATCCTCCGGCG GTTTGTTTGCCTAGTTCTGCTAGTTTCAGTCAGGAAGTCGAGACGGCCCTCGAAAGTTTCGACTTTCTCAATTGCTCTGACctcgaggaggaggaggaggagcaggaggaggaacaaaAGGAAGAAGACCAAGTAGAAATGGAAGACAAGGATGGAGAACATGGAGAGGACCAACACAAAATGGAGGAAGAGAATATAGCGGAGGAAGAAAAGGACGAGGAGAACATATACACTGGAGGAAG tgatgaagaggaggagggggaggctcTGGAGATGCTTATGGAGGCCCCAGAAGGATTTAGGAACTCAGATGAAGACTGTTACTCCCAGTCACAG GGGTCAAGCGTTGAGAACCTGCAGGACTTGGGTCAGGTGGAAATGCccgaggaggcggaggagcaCCACAGCGAAGAAAAGGGAGATGAACAACCTG AGGAGACGTCCCGTGATCAGGAGGACCGTCCCTCTACCCCCAGCAATTTGGCCACTACTGTCCTGTAA